A segment of the Collimonas fungivorans genome:
CCGCGCCATGGTTATGGATTTCATCGGTTCAGCTTGTGTATGCGCTCGGACGGCGTGATGATGTCTGTCAGCCGGATGCCGAACTTGTCGTTGACCACCACCACTTCGCCCTGGGCGATCAGGTAGCCGTTGATCAGCACATCCATCGGTTCGCCGGCCAGGCCGTCCAGCTCGACCACCGAACCTTGCGCCAGCTGCAGCAGGTTCTTGATGGTGATCCTGGTGCGCCCCAACTCGGCGGTCATCTGCACCGGGATGTCGAGGATCATGTCGATATCGGTCTTGGCGACTTCGGCAGTGTCGCCGCTGAGCGGCTGGAACACCTTGGCCGCGGGCGCCGGTTCCGGCGCCGGGTGCGATGCGGCGGTCTGCGCAGCGAGCGCGCTGGCCCAGTCGTCGGCGGCTTCGGCGTTTGGATCCGGCTTGTTTTCGTCACTCATGTTCATTCCCTTTTAAATCACCTTCGCGGTGATTGATCATTTTTTCTACCCGCAGTGCATAACGGCCGTTGGAGGTGCCGTAACCGCATTCCATCACCGGCACGCCATCGACCTTGGCCACGATTTTTTCAGGCATTTCTATCGGCAGGACGTCGCCGATTTTGAGCTTCAGGAGCTGGCCTATGGTCGACGGGATATTCATGAAATCGACCTTCAGCTGCACATCGGCGCTTTGCACCTGCTGCGACAATTGCTTGACCCAGCGCTTGTCGACTTCGACCTCGTCCTGCACCGGGTTCGAGAGCAGGTCGCGTATCGGCTCTATCATCGAATACGGAATGCAGATATGCAGGGCGCCGCCGATGGGGCCGAACTCGATGTGGAAAGTGGTGTTCACCACTACTTCGTTGGGCGTCGCGATATTGGCGAACTTGGTATGCATCTCTGCCCGCACGTATTCGAATTCGAGCGGATAGATCGGATTCCAGGCGCTGCCGTAACTGTCCAGCGCCAGGTTCAGCAGGCGGGTGATGATGCGTTGCTCGGTCTGGGTGAAGTCGCGGCCTTCGACCCGCATGTGGAACCGGCCGTCGCCGCCGAACAGGTTGTCGACCACCAGGAACACCAGGTTCGGATCGAATACGAACAGCGCCGTGCCGCGCAAGGGTTTCATGTGCAGCAGGTTGATATTGGCCGGCACCGGCAGGTGGCGGATGAATTCGCTGTATTTCTGGACATGGACCGCGCCTACCGAAATGTCGGCGCTGCGGCGCATGAAATTGAACAGGGAACTGCGCAGCTGGCGCGCAAAACGTTCGTTGATGATTTCCAGCGTATGCATGCGGCCGCGCACGATACGTTCCTGGGTGCCGAGATTGTAGGCCTGAACGCCTTCCGGATTCGGAACCGGCGCCGCGGCAGCATCGGTCTCGCCGGTGACGCCTTGCAGCAATGCATCTACTTCGTCCTGAGACAGTAGCTGTTCATAAGCCATAGCTGGGTCTCGGTTTTACTGCACCACGAAGGCGGTGAACAACACATTGATGATGTGCTGCGGCGGCTGGCTGCTGGCCAGGGGTTTGTTCAATGCCTTGAGGATTTCGGCGGCGAGCTTGCTCTTGTCGTCGGCGGTGATCAGCGAATTCGGATCGCGGTTCGACAGCAGGCTGAGGATGCGGCTGCGCGTCTCCGGCAGGTACTCGACGATCTGCGCCTGGCTTTTGGCGTCCGCCACTTTCAAGGTCAGGCCGATATGCAGGAAACGATCGCGGTCGTCCGCCTGCAGGTTGACGGTAAACGGATCGAGGGCGACAAAGATAGGCGTTTCCGGGACCGGCGCGGCGACGCTCTTGCTGGCTGGCTGCATGATGGTGAAATAATAAGCAGCTCCAGCCGCGGCCAGGGCGGCGGTGAGCACGATCAAGATCAGTCCGAGCTTGCTCTTTTTAGGTGCTGCCACTGCTTCGTTGGTGATAGTTGCCATGGGTTTTTCCTGCATCAGATTCCAGCGTCCATTCTTTGCCAAAAAGGCCTCGAACCATCTGCTGATATAAAGGGAGAAAGCGCTTCAGATCCTCCATTTGTTGCGCCCGGAATTTCTGTTTTTTTTCTGTCAGGCAAAAATATCTACCTTGCCATTGCTGTTCCTGCTGATGGCTGCTGCGCTGCGCTCCGCTTTTGTGTTCAGCTCGCTTGCCGTTGGAGTAGCCTGGAACTGGCTTCCCGACCCCCTGTGGCTGCCCTGGTGCTGGGTAAATGCCCCTTGCTGTTGTTGCTGCGGTTGCTGGGTATCGGCGCTGACCGAAGTGTTGCCCAGATTGATGCCGCTTTCTGCCAGGCTGCTGCGCAACTGCGGCAGGGCGGCTTCCAGCGCCGTGCGCACCGACTGGTGAGCGGAAACAAACATGGCTTGCGCCTGGTTGTCGCTGATGGTGAGCGTGACTTTCAGCGGCCCCAGGTCGGGCGGATTGAGGTGCAGTTCTGCGCTCTGGTTATTGGTGTTGCCCATCCACACGACTTGCTTGCCAAGCGCCGCGCCCCAGCCGTCGCTGCCGACCGCCGGCAGCAGCGCCAGCTTGACGGCGGCCGGCGGCGAGCTGGCTGCAGCTGTGGCTGCCGCTGCCAGATTGTGCGCTACCGCCGGATTTGCCTGCGCCGTGACAGTGAGGTCCGGCTGGCCGATGCTGCCGGCGGCCGCCTTGGCCATGACGATCTCATTAGCATTCGTATTGGCGCTGGCGCCCGCTGGACCAGCCGCGGTCTTGGCCGCGGCCAGGTTGTCCTGCCGTTCTGATTTTTCCAGTTGATCGTGCTTGTTCGCGTGGGCATCATCTTGTGCTGCTTGCTGGCCGGTGGTGCTGGCTGTCCCAACCTGGCTGGCCAGTTGTTGCGCATTTTGCGTCACATTGGCGTATTCGCCGCTGACGGCTTCCTTGCGCGCGGCGGCGCTTTGCCTGGATGGCGCAGCGTCAGCCGGACCGGCTTGCGTCGCCAGCTGAGCTGCGGCGGGTAGGGTCGTTCCAGCCGGAGCAATGTCTGTGTCGGCGGTCTCCGTGGCTGGTGCAGCGATTGCAGCCGAGACTGCGGGTTTGCCGCTGGCGGCGGCGATTGCCGCGTTGAGCTGGCCCTCTGCCGCCGATGGTGGCGGACTATCGCTGCCGGATTGCGGATTTGCCTCAATCGCTTTCGCGCCAGCCTGTGGCAAGACCAGGAAAGCCAGAGCCGGTACGGCGCCTGGATCCTGGTCCTTATCGCTGCTCGCCTGGCGCCTTGGCGCTGCGCGGTCGGTTGGCTTGGCGCTGCTTACCGCCTTTTCAGCCGGTTTGTCGGCGCTGGCCAATGAACGGTCCAGGACCTTGCCAAAATTGTCGGCTCCGTCCTGCTGGGCATTTGGATTTGAATTCGCATTATTGACGGCATTGCCGGCGGACGGCGCAGCTTGGAGGGCAGCGGTGCTGGATGAAACAAGTAAAGACATGGCGGTTCCTTGATTGATTATTCTGCCGCAGCGAGCATGCGCTGCCGGAACTGGCGGGCAGCATGTTCGTCGCTGCTGCGCTGTTCGCGCTTGTTGACCAGTTGCGCCTGCTGTTGCCGGGCACGCTCGGCCAGCGTGTCGAAAGAACTCAGGCGGCGCTTGTTCTGCTGCCAGTCGCTGCGTCCATGCGCCAGCCGCGAATCAGCCTGGCTGGCGACGGCGCGTTGCTGCTCGATGGCGCTGTCCAGCGTGGCGATGAAATGCTGGAAATTGCGCCAGCTCGAAGACGGCAGGCCGTCCTGCATCTGGCTTTGCAGCTGGTCGTAGTACTCCTGGCGATAGCGGGTCAGCATCTCCAGCTTTTCCGCTGCGCCGATCTGGGCGCGCTGCAGCTGCCCCAGGCGGCGGCTGGCTTCATCGGTCTTGTTCTGGGCCAGTTCAATCAACATGGCGAGCGGTAAGGTGGTTGACATGATTTCCTTTCAGGCTTTGCGGCTTATCTTTGTCTTATTTTTGTCTCATTTTTATATTAACGGCGGCTTTCAAGAAAAATATAGAGATCATGTCCACGCGATCTGTTTAATCCGGCTGAAACAGTTGTTCCAGCTGCGTGACTGCTTCCAGGTAGCCCGCGCGTTCAGCCATTCCCTGCTGCAAAAAAGCTTCGATTTTCGGATACAGCGCAATCGCCTTGTCCAGCTGCAGGTCGTGCCCGGCGGCATAGGCGCCGACGCTGATCAGGTCGCGGTTGCGCTGGTAGCGCGACAACATCTGCTTGAAGCGCCGCACCGCATCGAACTGACCCGGTTCGATCAGGGATGTCATGGCGCGGCTGATCGAGGCTTCGATGTCGATTGCCGGATAATGGCCGGATTCGGCCAGGCTGCGCGACAGCACTACGTGGCCGTCGAGGATTGCGCGGGCGGCGTCAGCAATCGGATCCTGCTGGTCGTCGCCCTCGGTCAGCACGGTATAGAAGGCGGTGATCGCGCCGCCTTTGCCGTTGGCGTCGCGGGCGCCGTTGCCGGCGCGTTCCACCAGCGCCGGCAGCTTGGCGAACACCGAGGGCGGGTAACCTTTGGTGGCCGGCGGCTCGCCCACCGCCAGCGCGATCTCGCGCTGTGCCATGGCGTAACGCGTGAGCGAATCCATGATCAGCAAGACATCTTTTCCCTGGTCGCGGAAATATTCTGCCAGCGAGGTGGCATAGGCGGCGCCCTGCAAGCGCAACAGCGGCGAGGTATCGGCTGGAGCGGCGACTACTACCGCACGCGCCAGCCCTTCCACGCCCAGGGTGTTTTCGATGAAATCCTTGACTTCGCGGCCGCGTTCGCCGATCAGGCCGACGATGATCACTTCAGCGCTGGTGTAGCGCGCCATCATGCCGAGCAGCACGCTTTTGCCGACGCCGGAGCCGGCAAACAGGCCCATGCGCTGGCCGCGTCCCACGGTGAGCAGGGCGTTGATGGCGCGCACGCCGACGTCTAGCACGCTGTCGATAGGCGCGCGCGCCAGCGGGTTGATGGGGGCCGCCGAAAGCGGCACTTCGCGGCTGAAATCCAAAGGGCCGAGGCCGTCCAGCGGCCGGCCGGCGGCGTCCACCACCCGTCCCAGCATGCCGGCGCCGGCCGGCAGGCGTTTGCTGCCAGGTTCGGCCGGCGGACTGCCGTTGGCGGCCGGAGAGGTGGTTTCGAGCGGGTAGACGCGCGCTCCGGGCAGCAAGCCCGCGACTTCGGTTTGCGGCATCAGGAACAGACGGTCGCCGGCAAAGCCGACCACTTCCGCTTCGGTAGTGCGTTGCGCATAGCCGGGCGGCAGTTCTATCAGGCAGTCGCTGCCTACCGGCAGGCGCAAGCCGACCGCTTCCAGCACCAGGCCGACGGCCCGGGTCAGGCGGCCGTAGGTGCGGATCGGGATGCTGCGGCCGACGCCTATGCTGGCGTTGCCAAGCGTGGTGCGCCAGGCTTGCAGGTGTCGGTTGCTGGCGAGCGGCTCGGCGCCGGCTAGATCGCGGTTGTCGCTCATGGATTAACCTGGCTGCGGTCGAGTACGGCCAAGTGCAGCCGCTACCCGCTGCCAGCGGGTTTCCATGGTGGCGTCCAGCTCGCCGCTGCTGGCTTGCACCCGGCAGCCGCCGCGTGCGATGGCCGGGTCGCTGCGCAACAGCCAGCCGGCGGCTTGCAGATCCTCCGCCAGGTATTGCTGCACCAGCGCCATATCGTCGGCATGCAATAACAGGCGCGGCGTACCGCTCAGCGCCGGTTCTGTCTGCAGCAGCTCGCGCACCGCTGCCAGGATCAGTTGCGGTTCTACCGCCAATGCCTGGCGCACCACCTGCTGCGCGATATCCAGCGCCAGCGTCAGCAGATCGTCGGCCAGTTCTTTTTCCGCCTGGCGCAAGGCATCAGGCATGGCAAGGCTCAATGCGCGCAGGCTACCGGCTTCGTTTTGTGCGGTTTCCAGCCCGGCCCGGTAACCTTCCTGCCAGCCCTCGGCGTGGCCTTGCCGCAGGCCTGCGCTGGCGCCGTCCTCTTGCGCCTGTTGGCGCAGGCGCTGCAATTCGATTTCGTCGATCAGCAGTTTCGGTTCCAGCTCGACCAGAGCCGGCTCGGCCACGAGCGCTGCCGGCGCTTCTGCATCGGCAGTGCCGGTCGCCAGCTGCATGTCCGCCATTTCCCAGCGCTGCCAGGCGCTCATCTGAGGTTTTGGCTGGCGCCGGCGGCTATCGGCTTGAGCGGCATCAGACATAAGCATCGTTGCCCTGGCCGCCGATCACGATTTCGCCGGAATCCGCCAGGCGCCTGACGATCTGCAGGATGTTTTTCTGCTCGCTCTCGACTTGCGAAACCCTGACCGGACCGCGCACTTCCAGGTCTTCGCGCAGCATTTCGGCGGCGCGCTGCGACATGTTGCGCAGGAATTTTTCGCGCAGTTCCGGCGCCGCTCCCTTGAGTGCGATGATGAGGGATTCCGATTCGACTTCCTTGAGCAGCAGCTGGATGCCGCGGTCTTCGATTTCCAGCAGGTTTTCGAACAGGAACATTTCGTCGATGATGCGTTGCGCCAGGTCGCCGTCGTGTTCGCGCACGTGCTGGATCACGCTTTCTTCCTGGCTGCTGCTCATCAGGTTGAGGATTTCCGCTGCGGCCCTGACGCCGCCCAGGCGGCTGCGCTTGACGCCCTGGCCAGACAGCAGGCCGGACAGCACATCGGTCAGTTCGCTGAGCGCCGCCGGCTGCACGCCGCCGAAGGTGGCGACGCGCAGGATCACATCGTGCCGCAGGCGTTCGGTGAACAGTTCCAGCACTTCGGATGCCTTGCTGCGGTCCAGGTGCACCAGCAGGGTGGCGATGATCTGCGGATGTTCGTCGCGAATCAGTTCGGCTACTTCGTTGGCTTCCAGCCAGTTCAGGGTATCGATGCCGTTGGTGGAATTGTTGCCGGATTCCAGGATATCTTCGATCAGGCTGGCCGCGCGGTCGCTGCCCAGCGCCTTGTTGAGGACGGCCCGTATGTAGCCGCTGGAATCCAGGTTGAGCGCAGAGAACTGCTCTGTTTCAAGGCGGAACTCTTCCATCACCTCGGTGATCTGTTCGCGCGTCACCTGGCGCAGCTTGGACATCGCCATGCCGAGCTTCTGCACATCCTGCGGATTCAGGTGCTGGAACACGGCGGCAGCGCCGTCCTCGCCCAGCGACATCAGCAGGATGGCGCTTTTTCTGGTTCCGTCGTCACTCATTGTTGCCCATCCAGTTCTTGATTACCATGGCGACCAGGCGCGGATCTTTCTCGGCCAGGCTCTGTGCGTGCTGCAGGTTGTCCTGATGGCGGTCAGCCTGGCGCTGCCTTGCTTCTTCGTTCAGCTTGACCTGCTCGGGCGACTGTTCTTCGGCAGCCTTGATGGTTGCCGCAGCTGCCGCCGATCCGGCGCCTTGCGGCCCTTGCAGGTATTTGCGCAGCAGCGGCCGCAGCAGGCCAAACCAGAGCCAGAGGGCGACAACGGCCAGCAGCAGATACTTGCCTGCGCTCTTGGCCAGTTCGATATTGCCGGCCTGGCGCCACAGCGGCAGTTCCGGCTCCGGCGCGTCGCCGGCAAACTGGCTATTCACCACGTTCAGCGAATCGCCGCGGTCGGCGCTGTAGCCCATTGCCTGCTTGACCAGGTTTTTTACCTGCTCCATTTCGGCCGCCGGCAGCGCCTGCGCGGTTACCTTGCCCTGGGCATTGGCCGCGCCGCGGTAATTCACCACCACTGCGACCGACAGCCGTTTGACCGCGCCGGCGGCTTGCTGCACGTGGCTGATCGAGCGGTCCACCTCGTAGTTGGTGGTGACGTCGCGCCGCACGTTGCTGGAGCCGCCGCTTCGCGTAGCGTTGCTGGCGATGTTGCTGGCAGCATTTGCGCCAGCGGCTGCCGCAGCCGGATTGGCCTGTGTGGCGGCCGTTCCCGGCTGGTTGGCCGGAGCCGTGCTGATAGGCGCGGTCGGATTGATTGGCGGCTGGTTCGACAAGGCTCCAGGAACGCCGCCCGGCGGGCTTGCTCCCTGCTGGTTGGCGTCGCTCGATTGCTGGCTGCGGATGGCGGCCTTGGCCGGATCCTGGTTGGGACTGTATTTTTCGTCGGTATGTTCGACCGTCGAGAAATCGATGTCTGCGGCGACCTGTGCACGTACGTTGCTGGCGCCGACTATCGGCTGCAGGATGGCTTCGATACGGCGGATATAACTCTGTTCTATTTCCTGTGCATACTTGAGCTGGCTGGCATCCAGGCCGCGATTGCCGGTGGCGGGGGTGGAGAGCAGGTTGCCGCTCTGGTCGACTATCGTGACGTTCTTGGCGTTCAGTTCCGGCACGCTGCTCGACACCAGGTGGGCTATGGCGCTGACCTGGCCGTCGTCGATGGAGCGTCCGTGGTGCAGGGTGAGCACCACCGAGGCGCTGGGTTTCTGCTGGTCGCGCACAAACAGCGAGGGTTTGGGCAGGGCCAGGTGGACTCGTGCCGCTTCCACCGCCGAAATCGATTCTATCGAACGCGCTAGTTCGCCTTCCAGTGCGCGCTGGTAGTTGACCTGCTCGGCAAACTGGCTGACGCCGAACTTCTGGTTATCCATCAGCTCGAAACCGACCGAGCCGCCCTTGGGCAATCCCTGCGACGCCAGCCGCAAGCGCGCTTCGTGGACCTGGTCGGCTGCGACCAGCACGGCGCCGCCGCCGTCGGCGAACTTGTAGGGGATGTTCATCTGCTGCAGCGAGGCGATGATGGCCCCGCCATCGCGGTCCGACAGGTTGCTGTACAGGA
Coding sequences within it:
- the fliN gene encoding flagellar motor switch protein FliN — encoded protein: MSDENKPDPNAEAADDWASALAAQTAASHPAPEPAPAAKVFQPLSGDTAEVAKTDIDMILDIPVQMTAELGRTRITIKNLLQLAQGSVVELDGLAGEPMDVLINGYLIAQGEVVVVNDKFGIRLTDIITPSERIHKLNR
- the fliM gene encoding flagellar motor switch protein FliM, which codes for MAYEQLLSQDEVDALLQGVTGETDAAAAPVPNPEGVQAYNLGTQERIVRGRMHTLEIINERFARQLRSSLFNFMRRSADISVGAVHVQKYSEFIRHLPVPANINLLHMKPLRGTALFVFDPNLVFLVVDNLFGGDGRFHMRVEGRDFTQTEQRIITRLLNLALDSYGSAWNPIYPLEFEYVRAEMHTKFANIATPNEVVVNTTFHIEFGPIGGALHICIPYSMIEPIRDLLSNPVQDEVEVDKRWVKQLSQQVQSADVQLKVDFMNIPSTIGQLLKLKIGDVLPIEMPEKIVAKVDGVPVMECGYGTSNGRYALRVEKMINHREGDLKGNEHE
- the fliL gene encoding flagellar basal body-associated protein FliL, with translation MATITNEAVAAPKKSKLGLILIVLTAALAAAGAAYYFTIMQPASKSVAAPVPETPIFVALDPFTVNLQADDRDRFLHIGLTLKVADAKSQAQIVEYLPETRSRILSLLSNRDPNSLITADDKSKLAAEILKALNKPLASSQPPQHIINVLFTAFVVQ
- a CDS encoding flagellar hook-length control protein FliK, whose product is MSLLVSSSTAALQAAPSAGNAVNNANSNPNAQQDGADNFGKVLDRSLASADKPAEKAVSSAKPTDRAAPRRQASSDKDQDPGAVPALAFLVLPQAGAKAIEANPQSGSDSPPPSAAEGQLNAAIAAASGKPAVSAAIAAPATETADTDIAPAGTTLPAAAQLATQAGPADAAPSRQSAAARKEAVSGEYANVTQNAQQLASQVGTASTTGQQAAQDDAHANKHDQLEKSERQDNLAAAKTAAGPAGASANTNANEIVMAKAAAGSIGQPDLTVTAQANPAVAHNLAAAATAAASSPPAAVKLALLPAVGSDGWGAALGKQVVWMGNTNNQSAELHLNPPDLGPLKVTLTISDNQAQAMFVSAHQSVRTALEAALPQLRSSLAESGINLGNTSVSADTQQPQQQQQGAFTQHQGSHRGSGSQFQATPTASELNTKAERSAAAISRNSNGKVDIFA
- the fliJ gene encoding flagellar export protein FliJ, translating into MSTTLPLAMLIELAQNKTDEASRRLGQLQRAQIGAAEKLEMLTRYRQEYYDQLQSQMQDGLPSSSWRNFQHFIATLDSAIEQQRAVASQADSRLAHGRSDWQQNKRRLSSFDTLAERARQQQAQLVNKREQRSSDEHAARQFRQRMLAAAE
- the fliI gene encoding flagellar protein export ATPase FliI; translated protein: MSDNRDLAGAEPLASNRHLQAWRTTLGNASIGVGRSIPIRTYGRLTRAVGLVLEAVGLRLPVGSDCLIELPPGYAQRTTEAEVVGFAGDRLFLMPQTEVAGLLPGARVYPLETTSPAANGSPPAEPGSKRLPAGAGMLGRVVDAAGRPLDGLGPLDFSREVPLSAAPINPLARAPIDSVLDVGVRAINALLTVGRGQRMGLFAGSGVGKSVLLGMMARYTSAEVIIVGLIGERGREVKDFIENTLGVEGLARAVVVAAPADTSPLLRLQGAAYATSLAEYFRDQGKDVLLIMDSLTRYAMAQREIALAVGEPPATKGYPPSVFAKLPALVERAGNGARDANGKGGAITAFYTVLTEGDDQQDPIADAARAILDGHVVLSRSLAESGHYPAIDIEASISRAMTSLIEPGQFDAVRRFKQMLSRYQRNRDLISVGAYAAGHDLQLDKAIALYPKIEAFLQQGMAERAGYLEAVTQLEQLFQPD
- the fliH gene encoding flagellar assembly protein FliH; protein product: MSDAAQADSRRRQPKPQMSAWQRWEMADMQLATGTADAEAPAALVAEPALVELEPKLLIDEIELQRLRQQAQEDGASAGLRQGHAEGWQEGYRAGLETAQNEAGSLRALSLAMPDALRQAEKELADDLLTLALDIAQQVVRQALAVEPQLILAAVRELLQTEPALSGTPRLLLHADDMALVQQYLAEDLQAAGWLLRSDPAIARGGCRVQASSGELDATMETRWQRVAAALGRTRPQPG
- the fliG gene encoding flagellar motor switch protein FliG yields the protein MSDDGTRKSAILLMSLGEDGAAAVFQHLNPQDVQKLGMAMSKLRQVTREQITEVMEEFRLETEQFSALNLDSSGYIRAVLNKALGSDRAASLIEDILESGNNSTNGIDTLNWLEANEVAELIRDEHPQIIATLLVHLDRSKASEVLELFTERLRHDVILRVATFGGVQPAALSELTDVLSGLLSGQGVKRSRLGGVRAAAEILNLMSSSQEESVIQHVREHDGDLAQRIIDEMFLFENLLEIEDRGIQLLLKEVESESLIIALKGAAPELREKFLRNMSQRAAEMLREDLEVRGPVRVSQVESEQKNILQIVRRLADSGEIVIGGQGNDAYV
- the fliF gene encoding flagellar basal-body MS-ring/collar protein FliF, which gives rise to MNAAVTGANLAGDRKLPLLEQLRANPKLPLIIGASFALAAIAAFWLWSRAPDYRVLYSNLSDRDGGAIIASLQQMNIPYKFADGGGAVLVAADQVHEARLRLASQGLPKGGSVGFELMDNQKFGVSQFAEQVNYQRALEGELARSIESISAVEAARVHLALPKPSLFVRDQQKPSASVVLTLHHGRSIDDGQVSAIAHLVSSSVPELNAKNVTIVDQSGNLLSTPATGNRGLDASQLKYAQEIEQSYIRRIEAILQPIVGASNVRAQVAADIDFSTVEHTDEKYSPNQDPAKAAIRSQQSSDANQQGASPPGGVPGALSNQPPINPTAPISTAPANQPGTAATQANPAAAAAGANAASNIASNATRSGGSSNVRRDVTTNYEVDRSISHVQQAAGAVKRLSVAVVVNYRGAANAQGKVTAQALPAAEMEQVKNLVKQAMGYSADRGDSLNVVNSQFAGDAPEPELPLWRQAGNIELAKSAGKYLLLAVVALWLWFGLLRPLLRKYLQGPQGAGSAAAAATIKAAEEQSPEQVKLNEEARQRQADRHQDNLQHAQSLAEKDPRLVAMVIKNWMGNNE